From Neomonachus schauinslandi chromosome 4, ASM220157v2, whole genome shotgun sequence:
TGAGTAAGTTTAAGGAAGTCCTCCTGGAAAGGTGAGTTTATAGTAGGGTTTAGAAGGCAGGGaggaaaacagaaagcagaaatgtCATGGAAGCCCTTTATAGAGGTACCTATTAAGCCAAAGTCAAGAAGTTGAGGATTTACTAACATAATAAGGATTCAGGGGAAAGATTCCTCTAAGGACTTGAATTCTTCTAGGGACTCCTCCAGTAGTCTTGAAACTTAGGTAGTTATTTTAAGATGGAGAGTAGAGAGGAGCTTTCAGGTTGGTGAAAACACGTGGAGATGTGGGGAGAGCAGTAtacctggagagggcatggaagctctgcaccctTTCCCTATGTCCCTGGCcttgtgcatctcttccatctgctgttcctgagttacagtcttttataataaactggtgatctagtaagtaaaaaaaaaaaaaaaaaaaaaaagatggagagtAGAGGAAAAAAGCAGAGAGTAGAGAAAGGTAAGTATGAGAGGAATGAGCATAACTAGCAGAGAATGTGCTACTGCTAGGAAGGTTGGGGCCAAATTCTAGAAAGCCTTGAAAACCAGGCCCAAGATTGACATGAAGGAGTAGGCAGTGAATTAAGTCATTTCAAGATGGGGAGAAGTTAGGAAATGGTAGAAAACCATCATAAAGGAAGAGGTCCCAAAGCTCATTCTAGGGAACTTGGATCATGTACAGAGGCAAATGGGGATGTAAAGTTTTTGAGTAAGGAAAGGCCATGGGCCATGAAGAGGTTGCTGTAGCATGAAGACTAACAAGTGGTTTCTTTCTAGGAAGTTATGAGGGACCCCGTGAGTAGCCAGTACagctcctttcttttctggaggATGCCCATTCCAGAACTGGATCTGTCGGAGCTGGAAGGCCTGGGTCTGTCAGATACATCCATCTACAAGATCAAAGACAGCAGCGCTGGCAAAATGACCGGGCAAGCAACTGGAGAACAGGAGAAAAACTCCGAAGGCGATGCCCTCCTTGAATACAGCACCTTCAACTTCTGGAGAGCTCCCATTGCTAGTATCCACTCCTTTGAATTGGACTTGCTTTAAGCCCAAGACTTCTCTCTCCCACCACCTTGCCCTCACCGTCTTCCCTTTCAAGCCCCTTCCTTTCCAcccttttctcctattaatcttgCTCTCTCCCCTCTATTGTGTTGAGGTGGTGCTGATGAATCTGCCAGAGttgtgttgtatttatttatttatttatttatttatttatttatttatttatctctctctctctctatcttatCAGTTTCTCTCAAAAGCCCTTAAGCCACAAAGAACAGGGTTCAAGCAATGGAGTACTGGATCACAGGgattccttctttcccctccccagatACTAATTCCAGATAACAGGCCTGGTGGGGGCACCAGAGAGTAGTACAGTGGTACAAAATGGAGGACCgattttctacttcattttaatCAGCATTAGAGATTGCTCAAACCTAATTTCCTGCTCCGTATCAGTAAACACAAATCTTTCTTCCAGAGTTGATGAAAACCTTAGAAGTTTTAATTTGAGATTATCTGCTACAAGACAGTAGGATTTCTAAAAGGCTAAGGTGATAAGTCTCTTGCTATTTGATCCTGCTCCTTGTAATACACTTTTTCGCAGAGAAATTGGGGGTagttaaaagtataaaacaagaggaaataatacatcatggaaaattaaaataagggaaAGCATTGAATCATTTCAGAAATAACCACATTCTCAAAAGGGTGTTCCTCCTTCAAGCCTACTCACTTTATAACTTTGCTCCTAACAGAAAACTCTGAGGAAAATGACTCCAATTTCAATTCTTAAGATGCAATCTTACTGAATACTATGATAATTTGTAAGGTTTTGATTCTGTTTCTAAAAGGCATAGGGTTTGGCCTTTAGTGTTTCAGTCTTGCCCTTCATTTGCAATGTATAATACTCATCAGCGGGCCTCAGGCACAGTTCTTCAGCTACCTTGAGACCATGAAATAATCACATTATAACCCTACACCTTGTCCCCCCATTCCTTCCAAAATTATTGCTGATTTGTGCTGCCATTTACTCATTTCTTTAATAAAGacattcaatcccaggactggattctagttttctctctcttcaaagaGAAGTAGTATAGATCTCCGAAATTAGCCTTGCTTTCCCCTTCCGCTAAGACGAAAGctgcaaccacttttctacttgCCCACTGGCTACCAAAATACCAAGGTAATAATTCTAGATGCCTCAGAAGGCACCTGTGTTACCAAATATGCTCTTCATTATCTTAGTCTAGGTGCCTAAGAAACTAATTCACCCAAATATGTTTATCTGCTTATTTACCACTCgtctcattaaaaaacaaaaacccccaactATTTGAACTTACAAATAGAGCATGTAAACAGGAATGAAACAAGATTTTGACTCTCAAAAAGGGAAGCCGTAAATATCAAAATGGATCGAACATGGGCAGTTTGCCGTAAATACTTTAAAGATGACACTAGCAAGTTCAGAAAAGGTAGACGCGAAAACCTTAGGCTTTGAAAGGCCCACCGTAAACGACAAAAGCCAAAATCTTAATAAAGAGTGGAGCCATGACGTGTCCTTTCCAATGTTCACTTATTTTTGAAGGGCTTCTTTCCCGATTTCTCGCTGCCCTTAGTTAGTGGCCATGGATGAATGAAAATGGCAATCAATTGTTTGGTATGTAAAATGTGTAAGTGGATTTGCAAACTCATGCTGTATCCCCTTTCAAgcctctaaaaagaaatgaatccatTATCTGGTCCACGGTTCCGGGGTCCTTACATTCATGCTGTAAACTGGAAATACAACCGTCAGGGCACCAGAGTTTAATTCGAGCGCAAAGCCGGGGATGTCCCAACAGTTTCACCCGAGGTACAGACGGGGAAACAAGGTTTTCCCGTCAACCTTAAAGCCGGCCCCAAGACAAGCTACCAAAACGGCGCAGGACCCACGCCGACTCTAATTTCTCCTCGACACATCCCCTAAGTTCTCGGCGCCGAAAGCGTCGGGTCCGTCCCCTACCGGAACTATAGGACACGTAAGACGCGTAACAACAATCCTCCGCCTCGTAAAATAGTCCCGTCTGGTTTATCTCGGATACACACTTTTCCACCACAAAAAGCCTTCgatggaaagaaaatgagcttCGGTGGTGCATTGCTCTTCTGTTCGAATGTAAATGTGGgttttctgatcattttctccTTATAGATCCCTCCGCCAAAATGTGTATTAGCTGAGTCTTCACTTCCGGGTCCGCCATTTTGTTGCCTCCATTTCTCCACGAGGGGGGGTTAAAGGCCCCCaaaatatgcatatatgaaaAAGCCAAAAAGTAACCGTCAGTGATAGGGAGTCTTAACTAGAGAAAGAAACGGAACCAAACTGGGGGGCTCGATGAAAGCGCGGCCGGCAGCGTCCCGGACGAGGAGGTGAGGGGGAAGAAGATGTGTGGACTCTGGGGGGCGTCGGGGCTGGAAGGGAGACTGCCGTGAGAAGTTGTAccgcagcccagcccagccccggaCTTCTGGGTGCAGACGGAGCGGCGCCCCTCCACTGGCGGGGGAGCTCGGGGAGGGGGATGAAGAGGAAGGGGATGCTGccgggaggaaggggaggggactggGAGGTGAAGAGGGGGTGGGTGTAAGacctggggctggggagctggaCCCAGGGAAGCGAGGGCCACGGAGGTGACCGCCAGGGGGCAGCCCGGAACCCGGCCGGGGGCTGCCTCCCTGGGCTGAGAGGCCTTGGCTCCTTGTCCCATTGTCCCCATTGACTCTTCTTCCAGAAAGACAACGTTGCTTTTTGGAACTGGAGGATTTGTGATGGAGGAGAAAACGGGGACTCTCAATTCTCTGACCTCAGTAATAGCCTAAAGATTTTGAGTGAGCTCAGTAATCGGAGCAAGAGCAGTAAGGGCTCCGCCCCCAGTTGTTGCACAGTTGTTTGTACAGCTGGCGGCCCGGTGGAGACGTGtgcaatagaaaaagaaaaaaaaaaggttgtcaGACATGGACTCTTCAATTCCATTTCTCCTCGTTAGCTTTCACCTGTTCTCACAGATTTCCTTGAGCCAGCAGGGATTATCccgttcttctctctcttcccagaagtacttctttctctcttaaacaTCTGTAGAAAAGGACATTCTATGGCTTACCTCCAACAATTTAACATTTTTGGCCGTCTGGGACCATATTTGCATCGTGCCATTTGACCCACCCAGTCCCATAGAGATGTTCTTAAGCATCTATGTTCGTACACGCTTTGAAACAGTGAAACAGAACTGCTCCACCCATATTCTTGTATCAACAAATGTAATTACTCTGTGATAATAGAGTACTTTGTTGTCAAGAGCTCAAGCCCTTCATCACTTATTAAAACACACTTATTCAGAGTTCTTGTATGTTTGTTTGGGGAGTGGGTGCTTTGTTACTTTATCCATCTCCAAAATCCTAAGTGACAAGTTagatcagattttgttttttcacttcaTATATAGAGAAAGTAGAGGTACATCCAGTAAGGAAGAATGTTTTCCCTGTGTGTTTAATAATCAGGGAGCTTGAAAGTGCCTAGACTGTCCTCTTGACTCTTGGCTACATCTCGTCCGGTGGGTATTGTCAGCGTTTAAGTAGGATATGGGAGAATGGCACATAATCCCCCCAAATGctgttatattaaaaatacattttacttctacttGGGAGAGATGCTTCAGAAGGTTAACTCAGAAGAgtggaggatggggagaaaagaacCTTGAACACATTTCTAGGAGAACTTTTTTATATCAGGTGATAAATAGAACACGCTACTTACATTCTAATCCTAAAGtttaattgtatttttgtatAGTAAGAAATAAGACTTtccggggcgtctgggtggctcagtcgttgggcgtctgccttgggctcaggtcatgatcctggggtcctgggatcaagccccgcatcgggctccctgctccgcgggaagcctgcttctccctctcccacttcccctgcttgtgttccctctctcgctgtgtctctgtcaaataaatgaataggatcttaaaaaaaaaaaaagaaagaaagaaagaaagaaagaagacttttCATGGCCTATTTAAAGAATGGGATGACAAATCTGGGTCAGTTGCCATTTAATGGTTCTGATACATGGGCTCACAAATCTGATTAAAgaaaagtgggggcgcctgggtggctcagtgggttgagcgtcagACCTTTGatttttgtctcaggtcatgatcttggagtcgtgggatgaagcccagtgtcaggccctgcactcagcgcagagtctactcatccctcttcccctcccgcACCCCACActggctctcgctctctctcaaataaataaataaaatcttaaaaaaaaagaaaaagaaaagcagggttcctgggtggctcagttggttaagcatccagctcttgattttggcttaagtcatgatctcaggattgtgagattgagccagCCTCAATCTCTGCACTGAACACAAAGGCTGATTaagattcttctctctccctctctctctaccccttccctcccctgctcgtgcactcgtgctctctctaaaataaataaatttttaaaaataaaagaaaagtgaTACAATTAATGTGTGTTTGAAAGCAGACTATGGTGAAAAAAATTGACCTGAGAAATACTGGGCAAGAGTTCAGATGCTGAAGACAACAGTTGCAGTGGGataaaattaacttatttaaagGATCTGTTTTCTAGATGTATCAGCTTCCCCAGAATGTGAAGCAAACCAGATTTCTCCTTACGCAGATACCTCAGCCTtcaactgaatatttttttatggTAGAGAGTAGCTGAAATTTCACTATTAGGATACTTCTGCTTTTTGCCAGCATTTCTGAACATCCCTGTGTAGGGAATTCTTTCCCTTTGTGATCAGTTATTATGGAAGTGTTTAAGACTTGGTGATATACCTTTTATATATAGTGTAATTTGAGAAAATGTGAGGGAGTCATTTATGACTAATGAACCATCTAAAAATTTGCTCTTGTTTCTAACTGCTAGcaataagaaaattaaactgaaaattaaatttgatattctAAAAGGAAGATAATTATGGAGAAATGCAAAGTGTCAGTTTTCTGTAATGCTttgctatcattttttttctctagcatttTCTTGAGTTGTGAAAACTGACATAGAGGTTCATACTATTAAAGTTCATCCTCTCCTCTTGAACATATTTATTCAGAGGTCTGGACTGGAGCCTGGGTATACTCATTTTGAACAAACTCCCTGGTGGTCTCCTGAGCACCCATGTTTGAGGACAATGCTCTGTGATATAGATTGGAAAATTAAACCACATAGTGGCTGAATGATTTGCCTAAGCCAATGATTCTCAGATTTTCTGGTTTCAGAactcatttatattcttttttttttttttaaagatcttatttatttatttgacagagagacacaacaaaagagggaacacaagcaggggcagagggagagggagaagcaggcttcccgcagagcagggagcctgatgcggggctcgatcccaggaccccaggatcatgacccgagccgaaggcagacgcctaacgactgagccactcaggcgccccgagaactcatttatattcttaaaaattattgaggactccAGTGTGTTATATCTATTGGGATTTActgttttagaaattaatttttaaatgctcattaattaaaatacaattgTAAATCCTGTACATGTGaacataaataacacatttttaattaattaatttaaaaaatatttttaaaaagattttatttatttatttgacagagagagggagagagagaagcacaagcaggtggagcggcaggcagagggagaagcaggcttcccgctgagcagagagcctgacgcggggctcgatcccaggaccctgggatcatgacctgagccaaaggcagacacttaactgactaagccaccaaggcattcctcaaacacatttttatgaaaaatatatcttCCAAGTTAAATAATGAGAGGAATggcattgttttttatttttgcaaatctctttaactTCTGGCTTAATAGAAAACAGCTGCATTCTCATATTTACTATTGCATTTAATCTGTTGCAATATTTACTTGGAGAAAAGGGGGGTGGTGCTTTAATAGCTTTTTCAGGTAAttgtgggtgttttgttttttatttgacagagagacagcaagagagggaacacaagcagggggagtgggagagggagaacaggcttcccgcggagcagggagcccgatatgggactcgatcccaggaccctgggatcatgacctgagccgaaggcagatgcttaacgactgagccccccaggcgccctgtgggtGTTCTTCTTTGATGCTACTACACAAACACTGGACAAAGtggcagtttctttttcttttttttttttttttaagattttgttttatttttatttatttgacagagagagagaaacagcatgagaggggatagggtcagagggagaagcaggctccccgctgagctgggagccagatgtgggactcgatcccgggactccgggatcatgacctgagccgaaggcagtcgcttaaccaactgagccacccaggcgccccaaagtggcagtttcttaaaagttagTTGCAGTGAGGAATCTGAAACCGTATCAATGAAATTATTATACTGTTACCTTAAAATGCACTGATCTGTCTTTCACTTTGATTGCTTTTACCCATACATGATTTTATAACATGCATTggtcatttgaaaaatactggttAAGCAAATTATGCAGGCCACCCAAATGTTGATGCATTTTATTATACAATGttaaaaaatcacattcattAGTATTACCACTAATTTCATCAGAAAAGTCTGTAGTAAGCTATCAACCCATAGTTGTGGATTTAAGTttcccaaaattctaattttgcttgaaagctcaaattataattaataattgtCAGTAAAcactgtcagttgttttccttgaagtgacaggctcactttgttcattttttaaaaagtgtctgcCATATACCTGAGTCTGAATAGCCTTGGTGTTTGTTCATCATTCTTCTGTGTGAGATAACATTTCTACCCATAGTTGTTTCTAAGGAATGAAATGCTGTTTTATTGATTCCTTAAGTTAGAGAGGTGGTAATGTGTTGCACAGATTTCCAaagtatttttctgaaaattgaaCATTAAGGAACTATTGTTTAGGGCCTGAAACTTTCCCAAATATCTGATTGTGTTAGATGAGGTAGAAAGGAAGTGCCCTACTGGATAGTCAGCTTGAGAAGTATCTTACATATATTTAAGTACAAGAGGtcttctaaaaacattttataggCAGCTTTCCTTGTGTTTGAGTTATAGCTTCCTGAAAATATTTGTTCCTATGCATAAAGATGTCTTTGGTGGACTTGGGGAAGAGGTTGCTAGAAGCAGCAAGAAAAGGCCAAGATGATGAAGTGAGGACATTGATGGCAAATGGCGCTCCCTTCACCACAGACTGGGTAAGCTCTTTCAGTTATTCCCAACGTGTGCTGTTAccaatttcttactttttttttttccagagattttatttttaggtaatccctccacccaatgtggggctcaaactcacaacccccgagatcaagagtcacatgctctattgactgagccaaccaggcgccccagcattgcCTAATTTTAACAATCCAATGAGCCAGTGTCCTCTATCCTGGGGTGATTAATTCATAACTTTAGAGGCAAGCAGGTACTTAGCACttcacaaaaaggaagaaaaggaaacctaTGAGATTAGCATTTCTATTAATAGACCTGAAAAGAGCAATATGAGCTAAATCCACTCAGGCAAAGAGGCTGAACATATATGAAATGCAAAGAATAAACAGCATAGGCTTAAAGTAAAAGACCTAACACAAAGAAAGGAATAGTTCTCTGGCCAAAGTGGCCAAAGATAGATCACTCTTCCAGGATTTACTTTGAGATGATCCAGGCTGCTTATTGCTATTGACACGCCATTGCTAAAACTTTATTGCCTCTTCATCTCATCAGTCTTTTTACTTTGCATTACTTGGCAACAGACTTCTATTCCAGCCAGTTAAATTTGCACACCAAATCTCAGTATCTTTCTAGTTTCTGCCCTTTTCCTAAGAATTATATTGAACCCACCTATCCCTTTCCAATGCAGAATGTTCttgttcatccttttttttttttaccttcttctAAGCTTTGCTTAACATCATGTCATTTAGAGAATCTTTCCTGATAAATCCATCTGACTTAAATCCATTATACTTAGCACTTAATTAATTGGTGGTATATTTACTTGCCTGTTAgaatattaatttcttaattctttactcctctcctgtTGCACAACCAGATTCTCACTCCAAAGACAGGAACCGTAGACTGTACCTCTTGTTCATTTGTGTCTCTCCATAATGATTTAGGACTCTGCACACAGTTGATATTCAATGAGTATTATTTTCCCACAGCTTGGAACATCACCCCTCCACCTTGCAGCCCAGTATGGTCATTATTCCACAGCAGAAGTGCTCCTTCGAGCAGGCGTTAGCAGGGATGCCCGGACCAAAGTGGACAGGACCCCTTTGCACATGGCTGCAGCTGATGGACATGCACACATCGTGGAACTGCTTGTTAGGGTAATAGTGGCAGATCTGTATTGTAAAAAAGACACCCACCTCCCTGTTTTCTTACTTCAACGGGTAGTAGGAAACTAGGCTGGGAAAGATTAAGTTTAGGACAGTTCATAGCATAGATTTGTGTCTCTTTCAAGAGACATGGCAATgaggattttgttttctaatctttTACAGGCTAAGCagactttattgatttttcttcatttcctttctgcaGGTGTTTTCTGTACTTATGCCTATTTTTGTAGGCACTCAGCTCTCTGTTAATAAATGCAACAAAAATCTGTTCTTTTCCCCATCCTTTCCCATCTGTTATAATTTCCCAGTTGTCCTTAGAAGAACCACTCATTGAAGACAATATGACTGTCATCATTCAGGAAAATTTGAAGAATGTTTTTCCCTTTGATATTTCTATGTGATCTAAATTTGAATATGTATAACCTCCATGGAAATTCTCTTTATATGGCTGATGGGATCTTGCATCTGTGCTACCATTACCAGtgtctctttgaaaaaaattactgttCTGTGACAGAATGGTGCAGATGTGAATGCCAAGGACATGCTGAAGATGACAGCTTTACATTGGGCTACAGAACACCACCATCGAGATGTTGTAGAGCTACTTATCAAATACGGAGCCGATGTCCATGCTTTCAGCAAGTTTGATAAATCTGCCTTTGACATAGCCCTGGAGAAAAAGAATGCTGAAATTCTGGTCATCCTTCAGGTCTGGTTCTTTTTATACccccagaatatattttaattgaagttaagaattttttttaataggagcTGAATCAAAACTGAATTTTCTCTATTTATCAAGGTACACTTCTGATCTGTCTCAATCTTGTGATTCAGTGTCActggtatctttaaaaaaatatataacattctaGGGGTGccgagtggctcagatggttgggtgtatgctttcggctcagatcatgatcccagggacctgggatcaagcccctcgtcgggcttcctgctcagcggggagcgtgctttCTCCCTGTActgctgctgctcctcctgcttgtgctgtctctctctctgtcaaataaataaataaaatcttaaaaaaaaaaaaaccacagcatTCTATAAAGCCCTGAATTATTCATGGTGATTGGAGAACAGTGTTGTGGCCAGTACAAAAACAAGATTTGTTTggctttagaatattttttttctccatgaaaatttccctctttctttttttttttctgtttttaagattttatttacttatctgagagagagagagagagcacagtgtggaggagcagagggggaaagagagggacagcaagcagggcttgatcccatgatcccacaaccgcaagatcatgacctgagctgaagtcaagtctgacactcaattgactgagccacccaggtgccccgaaaatttCCCTTTCTAATTGAGCTTGACTTGGGACAATATTAAAAGCCTCACTggggtggggcatctgggtggctcagttggttaagccactgccttcggctcaggtcatgatcctggagtcccgggatcgagtc
This genomic window contains:
- the MLLT11 gene encoding protein AF1q, with the translated sequence MRDPVSSQYSSFLFWRMPIPELDLSELEGLGLSDTSIYKIKDSSAGKMTGQATGEQEKNSEGDALLEYSTFNFWRAPIASIHSFELDLL